The genomic DNA gcagaaacacacacacaaatgagagaacagtggttgctagaggggagaaaggtgagaaaaatgggtgaaggggagtggaaggTGGAGGCTTTGAGTTACGGAATGCATAAGCCATGGGACAAAAGGTACACAGCAGAGAAAATATAGTCAGTGGTACTggaatagtgttgtatggtgacagatggcagctgtgcttgtggtgagcacagcataatgtatagacttgtcgaatcactatgttgtacagataaaactaatgtgacattgtgtgtcaactacaattcaactttaaaaaataaaaaacaaaagctctttcTTCTGCATTTCCCCCCTTCAAGTTCtatttaaattcttccttttgtttaaaaTCCTGGTAACACAGAAGCCTATGGTCCAAAGAGTCTTCCAGTTCAATAGACTTTTCTCTAAGATCCCATCCTGAGAGCATGCTGAGCTGCAGGACGTCTATATGATTGTTAATGAATGCAAAATCCAGGAAATTTCCCTAAGATCCCTATTAAGTTTGGGAAAAGGTTAGCCCAGCCAGCCACCAATGATGACAACGCTCACCACGTCTTTGACAAATGTCAAATGCATATGATGTACATACCTGAAAGATTTATTTGAATGGTCCCTAATCTATTaatttcgtgtgtgtgtgtgtgtgtgtgtgtgtgtgtaatttttggTTACCTTCTGATTACAgcttaaaagtaaacaaatacagagaataatcAAAGCTACCACATGAGAACTTAGGTAGTCCCACTACTCAGAAGCCTTCTGAGGACACCTAGAAGTCTTAAGTGGAGGTTCTCCAGGTACGAATCTCTGGCTACCACTACGGCAAGATGCTGGAGGGCCGGAAGCATGTGTGATTCATCTTTGCAGCAGCCACAGATCCAAAACAGTGTCTCAAGCAatgcaggcactcaataaatgtttgctgaattggCCAAACCTTGCTTTGTCCCCCTCATCAACCACCCCAAAAGCACACAGATAATTACTTCTTGGAAAAATTCCAACTACTGTTTGATGTTACCTATGTGACTTTTCTCTCAAGAGCAGCTCTGTAGGATtacattattttctgtgttttttttttccgttGATCTTAATGGCATGTACGTGAACAACAGCTTCATATAAAATTCCTAACAGCACATACCACAGCAGATTCAgggtatcattttaaaaatggtgcCAGTATCTCCCAAATTAGAAGACACACAGTCTCTCCTTTTGAACAGAGGCTAGAAAATGCATAATTTGGTATTAACATAAGAACTAAAGATATTTTGAATATACCCTTTGATCTTTTTAAGAtccaaggttttttttaaaaaagaattaaaatgttaccACAAAACTGGCCTTCATTAAAAAGTAATCCTGCATTTAATAAGTGTCCaattataaagtttattttgtaatgtaacttttaaaacttGAACAGAAGAAAtgttgcatttaaaaatgaatctgaGTAGgtaatgaagaggaagaagaagaagaagaagaagaagaagaagaagaagaagaagaagaagaagaagaagaagaagaagaagaaataatttaaaattttatttcatactttgTAGAACTTAGAATCATTTTTATATAGTATAGATCCAAGCTTTAATTTGAAATGACCTTGACCCTCAAAAGCCTAAACTTAACACTTCAGAACAAACTAGCCATTCTCTTCTGCTTTATGGGCAAATCAACTAAATAGCAGGGAATTACACCGTTTGGGCCTTTGAACCACAGGACTAAGAAGAAATGCTGCTTGGTGTATATAAACACTAGagaatccattttgatttaataaaAGGATGAGTTCACTGCACATCCTATGACAAAATATTCCCCCTTTCCTGAAAATGTTCCCTTATTCCAACAATAGAGGATTGCTTTTTTCCCAAGGTGTGAGGTGGGCGGGATCAAGAAAGCTGTTATATTCATTTCTCAAAATGCACTGTGGTGGGAAATTCAGGATGCAGTGAAAAGTAATAAACCTTTTGCTTCACTGAAACAGAAAGCCAAATTTAAAGCACCAGGTAAAGGCTATAACAGCAACAGTACACATTCATTATTTGCAATCTTGTAGTTGCCTAAATCTCTATAATACATTACTTTAAAAGCTTCAGATAgatgtttttataatattttaccaaTATTTCAACACCAGAAGAATCTTAGTAGGTTAAACCCTATAgtcttaaatttcaaatatgacCTAACTCAGTCGTTTTATTTCTGggactttctctctcaaatttccatttgtttttattaatggaTAAATGATGAAGAATTTTAGGAGCCTatccacaaagaaatgaaatttttctctttttaggagcctaaaaaataaatagaaaaaagtcaaTTCCGACATAATGTTGTCAAAATAACCTTTTTAGAATAGAATGTTACAATTacttaattatttacatttatctaGCTCTACCATTCAAAGTGCATGTAGGCTTTAAAGCTAACCCTTAGGTAACGTCATGGTTGATAGCATCTAATTTCATGTTTAACTGACATCTCGAAGATTGAAAAGGATCAAGACAAACATATCTATTGTTTTGGCTACTGTATCCGTCTTCATCACTGGCTGTTTTGGGGTGAAATATATTGCAGCTGACCCTCTGAGAGAGACTAAAATAGACATGTACTGTTTCTGCTGCCCAGCATCCCTTCTGCAatttttctttggagaaccctccccaccccgggcTAGACAGTGTGCAGCTAACACCAAATCCATTTTCAGAGGAAAACACCTAAATCCAAATTTACTCAGGAGAACAGTCCATTCTCCATGTTCAAAAAGGGGCAAGTGACTCAGACTGCCCCTGTAAGAAGAGTCCTGAGACTTTTGCTgcaaatattgaagaaaaagtaGTCTCTCTTGCTAGGACTAAGTTGATAGTAGCATCTAGGGGGCTATCATTAGCAAACAGGTTGTCTGAAAATGAAGCCAAAACCAGAAAGCAGATCTTGATAACCCTGACTGGTAGATCCAGCCATATTTCCACTGGCAAGATGTACTTGTAGGCTTTTTGTGTTAACCAGATAAAGTCCCTTATACTTAAGCCAGTTTGAATCCATTTCCTCACTTGCAGCTAAAAGAATCCTGAGTCTGAAATGAGACAAtgctaaaaataaacatgactgcttttgagatttctttttttttttaaagattttatttatttatttatgaaagacacacagagagagagagagagaggcagagacacaggcagagggagaagcaggctccatgcagggagccccatgcgggactcaatcccaggaccccaggatcacaccctggcctgaaggcaggtgctaaaccactgagccacccaggaatcccgctTTTGggatttcaaatgtattttcctctctccatattatttcatttaatcctcataactcAGGAAGTAAATATCTATCAAcattaaattaatattcattattttttgaacACATACTATGTGGAAGAGAGATGGAGAATGCCAGAGGAGTGATCAATCTGAAATATGGTGGCCACAGAAGTCTTACCTACCCTGGAAAAAAAGTGGAGGTTACATATCTCTAGGCTTCAACAGACATTCATCAAATGGAAGATAAGTGGTATACAGCAGAGCCAGGGTGCAATTATTGTACTAATCCCTCAGTGATAAATTAGAAGGCTCTTGAAATAGCCCAGGCCAGACAAATGAATGCCAAATAGGTAGCCCTATGAGAATGATTCAAACAACAGGACAGAGATGGAATCAGTTTAGATGTGGGGGTCCCAGGTGGATGCAGCTGTTGTCACTGGaacaggaggagaaggaaggggcagagttTGGAAGGCAAGAAAGGAGACAAGGTATGGGTCAGGTAAACATACCTGTAGGTATGAGGGCCCTCCAAAAGGTCCAGAGGGCCCTCAGTACGGTAGGTGTGGGCTGCAGAGAGGCTGAGATAGGAAATGCAAGATGGAGCATTACTGGCATGTAGATGGCAGCTCAGGCTTGGGCACTGCCCTGCTACAGCCCtgccaggaagagaagaggaaggggctGGCACCAACCTCCTCTGGGCAATCTCAGTCCTGCCTGTGAGCTCCATGGAAGCAGGCTACACGGGACAGGGCCGGTACTGGTGAAACGACCGAGTAGGTTCTACGTGAGTGCATCTCCAGGGACCCTCCACCGCTGCAGCTGCCAGCTCTACTGCATGGCCCCTATCCTGGACGCAGTCTCATTATTCAGCTCTCACTTCTTAAATTAGTTCATGCTCTCACATTAGGTGTAATCACGGCTGGCAACGCTTTCTGGGGATGTCTCCAAAAGATTAGAGtcggaaaaaaaatgtttgtgtgtCATTTTAATCTAAAGTAAAATTGTTGCCTCTTTTCCcatcccttcccctttctccaggcGAGCCTGAGTGACTGGAAACGGAGGCGGGTGTCGGGGATGGGGTTCCCCGCAGGTGATTCTTTAGACAGCTATCAAAGTCTCAAAGAAACAAAGGAGGTTGACAAGCTGAAAGGCGTGGCTATTGGCGATTCCAAGGCAGGCTTCCCCGCGTGGGGGAGCGCGTACCCATGGGCGGCAGACCTCGCTGGTGGCAAATCCTGAGGTTGAAAGGAAGCGCAGTCGGTCCGAGCCCCCAGGTCTTGCCAGACTCCCCGGCTTGCGCTGGGCTGCCGCCTGCCGCTCGTCGGCTCTGGCTCTGCGGAGCTCGCAGATTCAAGGTCGCCCGGGGGTGACCGCGGCGCCAGgtgccccgggggcgggggcagcatcCCTCCCCGCCCGCCTCCGCGTGGGGTCCGGAGCCGGCACCTCTGCTCGGGCTGTGGCCGGGAGGTCCGCTCGTCCTCCGCTTCCGCCCGCTTAACCGCCCGCGATCCTCCAGCAGGTCTCCGCCCGCCGCACCTCGGGCTCCAGCGCGCCCTTCCTCTTACCCTCTCCGCAGTTCCCTTCTCCCTGCCACTTGGCCAAACTGTATTTTTGCTTCCTCGTTTGTGATAGCAAACACCCGTTTGTGTGTGCAAAGTTCTAAGTCAACGTGTGCGGCAAAAATTCTTGTAGGGTCAGAATTACTCCTGAAAAATCGCCCACGACTCGCAAGATTTGGGGTCTACAACTCAGCTCTAAGGTACAGGTCACGTAGATAAAACACGCAGTAAAGATGCACGGCACAGACAAAAAATACGGATGCAACGTATCAACCGTTAAGTGCCAAAGGGAAAAAGCGATCCGGTAATGGGCCTGCGTGCGACGCCACCGTGCTTGTCACTGCCCAGTGTGCTGGGCCTCGTCGGCGTCGGTTCACCACGGCACCCTCCGCGCGCGGCCCCGGGCCTGGCACTTCACGCGCGTGCAATGATCCATCCCGAAGAGAAGGAAGGAACGCGGCCCGCAGGCTAGGGGCCGTGAGAGGCAGGCGGGGCAGCTGGGCGAGCTCCACCCCGGCGGCCGCGGCCGCGGTCCCCGCACCTCCCGGGAGGCTgccgcgctcgccccgccccgccccgccccgccccgccccgccgcgcacGCACGCGCCCTGCAGCCCGGCCGCCCGGCCCGCCGCTCGCTCGCCCAAACTCACCCGCGCGCCGGCTGCCCCGCGCGCCTGCGCCCGCTGGGGGgcgcccccctcccaccccgcgCGCCCACACGCGGCGCCTCCCGCGCCCCGGCTGCTATTCCCGACCCTGGGCGCGCGCGCCGCCTCCTACCTGCGGGCCGGCGGCTGGAGGCGGGCGGAAGGGCCGAGGGGGCTGACCCAGACGGTGGCACGAGGCGGGAGACGGGAGAGCGAGCGGCCGCGGCGGACGGTCCGGGCacgggcgcgcgcgcgcgcccccAGCCCTCGCTGCCCCGGCAGACTCCCGGCCAGAGCCCAACCCTGCTGCCGCGCGCCGCCCGCCTCGCCGCGCCTAATAACAACGGCGCCCGGGGTCAGGTGGCCGCGCGCGGACAGCGCCGCCATTGGCTCAGCGGGGAGCGCGGCGCGCTAGGATTGGCTGGGGGGCGGAGCCTAGGccggcgagggggcggggccgcggagggaGGCGGGCCGggaggccgcgggggcggggccaggccgcGGTCCGCGCCTTTGTGCCCGGCGCGCGCTCTCCGCCGGCTCCGGCTGCAGCGCCGGCTGCATCAATAATTcagagcggcggcggcggcggcggctgcgggtgcgagcaggcggcggcggcggcggcggcagcggggACCGAGCGGCAGCGGCTATGCATCCAAGTGCGTCTGGGCAGCCGCGGCACCCCTGAGGCCCGGGCGGGGCTCCGGGAGCATCGCTCGGGGGGACGCTTGCCTGGGAGTGCGAGGAAGAGCAGTAATATCCAGAGCGGTGTCTGCGAAGCTGCGCACGGAGCAGAGGAGGGGGCTTCggagtggggctggggcggggggggcggctgGCGCAAGcagcccccggggtggggggcggggtgggcgcCGGCGCCGCGATGCTGGGCGTcgtggagctgctgctgctgggggctGCGTGGCTGGCGGGCCCGGCCCGCGGGCAGAATGAGACGGAGCCCATCGTGCTGGAAGGCAAGTGCCTGGTGGTGTGCGACTCCAACCCCACGTCCGATCCCACGGGCACAGCTCTGGGCATCTCGGTGCGCTCCGGCAGCGCCAAGGTGGCTTTCTCTGCCATCAGAAGCACCAACCACGAGCCGTCCGAGATGAGTAATCGCACTATGATCATCTACTTTGACCAGGTGAGTGCTCCGCGCAGATTGGCTTGGGGGGAGACGTGGAAGGCTGATGTTCGATCCACTCCAAGGCTCCGCAGAGGCTCGGGGACAGGAGTTCGGGACTGACTCTTGTCTACCCCCCTTCGTTCCCGTCTCGTTATAGGTACTAGTGAACATCGGGAACAACTTTGATTCAGAACGCAGCACTTTCATCGCCCCGCGCAAAGGGATCTACAGTTTTAACTTCCACGTGGTTAAAGTCTACAACAGACAGACCATTCAGGTCAGCCACCGCGTCTGGGTCAGGCCCCGGG from Canis lupus dingo isolate Sandy chromosome 2, ASM325472v2, whole genome shotgun sequence includes the following:
- the CBLN1 gene encoding cerebellin-1, which gives rise to MLGVVELLLLGAAWLAGPARGQNETEPIVLEGKCLVVCDSNPTSDPTGTALGISVRSGSAKVAFSAIRSTNHEPSEMSNRTMIIYFDQVLVNIGNNFDSERSTFIAPRKGIYSFNFHVVKVYNRQTIQVSLMLNGWPVISAFAGDQDVTREAASNGVLIQMEKGDRAYLKLERGNLMGGWKYSTFSGFLVFPL